One segment of Stenotrophomonas sp. SAU14A_NAIMI4_8 DNA contains the following:
- a CDS encoding GatB/YqeY domain-containing protein — protein sequence MSMKQQLTEDMKAAMKGGEKHKLGVIRLINAAIKQKEVDERIELDDTAVIAVLDKMVKQRKDSVSQYEAANREDLAEIERAEIVVIEAYLPAKMGEAEIVAAIQAAMTETGASTPADIGKLMGALKPKLAGQADMGLVSKLVKQQLS from the coding sequence ATGAGCATGAAGCAGCAGCTCACCGAAGACATGAAGGCCGCCATGAAGGGCGGCGAGAAGCACAAGCTGGGCGTGATCCGCCTGATCAACGCCGCCATCAAGCAGAAGGAAGTGGACGAGCGCATCGAGCTGGATGACACCGCCGTGATCGCCGTGCTGGACAAGATGGTCAAGCAGCGCAAGGACTCGGTCAGCCAGTACGAAGCGGCCAACCGTGAAGACCTGGCCGAGATCGAGCGCGCCGAGATCGTGGTGATCGAAGCCTACCTGCCGGCCAAGATGGGCGAAGCCGAGATCGTGGCCGCCATCCAGGCCGCCATGACCGAAACCGGCGCCAGCACCCCGGCCGACATCGGCAAGCTGATGGGCGCGCTGAAGCCGAAGCTGGCTGGCCAGGCCGACATGGGCCTGGTGTCCAAGCTGGTCAAGCAGCAGCTGTCCTGA
- the rpsU gene encoding 30S ribosomal protein S21 — protein sequence MPSVKVRENEPFEFALRRFKRTCEKAGVLAETRKREFYEKPTQERKRKAAAAVKRQLRRSSRDVTKRQRLY from the coding sequence ATGCCCAGCGTCAAAGTCCGCGAGAACGAGCCCTTCGAGTTTGCTCTTCGCCGCTTCAAGCGCACTTGCGAAAAGGCCGGTGTGCTGGCCGAAACCCGCAAGCGCGAGTTCTACGAAAAGCCGACCCAGGAGCGCAAGCGCAAGGCCGCCGCTGCTGTGAAGCGTCAGCTGCGCCGCTCGTCGCGCGACGTCACCAAGCGTCAGCGCCTGTACTGA
- the tsaD gene encoding tRNA (adenosine(37)-N6)-threonylcarbamoyltransferase complex transferase subunit TsaD, with translation MRVLGIESSCDETGVAVYDTDLAGSAALRAHAVYSQIALHAEYGGVVPELASRDHVRKLLPLIRQTLGEAGLGVDDIDGVAYTAGPGLVGALLVGAGVARSLAWALEVPAVGVHHMEGHLLAPLMEDDPPQAPFVALLVSGGHTQLVAVDAIGQYRLLGETLDDAAGEAFDKTAKMMGLPYPGGPQLARLAEQGTPGVYRFARPMTDRPGLDFSFSGLKTQVLMAWRDSDQSEQTRADIARGFEDAVVETLSIKCERALEAAGTNVIVVAGGVGANKRLRARLQQMAERLGGRACFPRPALCTDNGAMIAFAGALRLQAGQHNPPKVEVTPRWDMATLPAV, from the coding sequence ATGCGAGTCCTTGGCATCGAATCTTCCTGTGATGAGACCGGCGTGGCGGTGTATGACACCGACCTGGCCGGCAGCGCGGCCCTGCGCGCCCATGCGGTCTACAGCCAGATCGCCCTGCACGCCGAATACGGTGGTGTGGTGCCCGAGCTGGCCAGCCGTGACCACGTGCGCAAGCTGCTGCCGTTGATCCGCCAGACCCTGGGCGAGGCCGGGCTGGGCGTGGACGACATTGACGGGGTGGCCTACACGGCCGGCCCCGGCCTGGTCGGCGCCCTGCTGGTGGGGGCGGGCGTGGCCCGTTCGCTGGCCTGGGCGCTGGAGGTGCCGGCGGTGGGCGTACACCATATGGAAGGCCACCTGCTGGCGCCGTTGATGGAAGACGACCCGCCGCAGGCCCCGTTCGTGGCCCTGCTGGTGTCCGGCGGCCATACCCAGCTGGTGGCGGTGGATGCGATCGGCCAGTACCGCCTGCTGGGCGAAACCCTGGACGACGCGGCCGGCGAGGCCTTCGACAAGACCGCCAAGATGATGGGCCTGCCGTACCCGGGTGGCCCGCAGCTGGCCAGGCTGGCCGAGCAGGGCACGCCCGGCGTGTACCGCTTCGCGCGGCCGATGACCGACCGGCCGGGTCTGGATTTCAGCTTTTCCGGCCTGAAGACCCAGGTACTGATGGCCTGGCGCGACAGCGACCAGAGCGAGCAGACCCGCGCCGACATTGCCCGTGGCTTCGAAGATGCGGTGGTGGAAACGCTGAGCATCAAGTGCGAGCGCGCGCTGGAAGCGGCCGGTACCAACGTGATCGTGGTGGCCGGCGGCGTGGGTGCCAACAAGCGCCTGCGCGCGCGCCTGCAGCAGATGGCCGAACGCCTGGGCGGCCGTGCCTGCTTCCCGCGCCCGGCGCTGTGCACCGACAACGGCGCGATGATCGCCTTCGCCGGCGCGCTGCGGCTGCAGGCCGGGCAGCACAACCCGCCGAAGGTCGAGGTGACCCCGCGCTGGGACATGGCGACCCTGCCGGCGGTGTGA
- the folB gene encoding dihydroneopterin aldolase, which yields MDKVFIEGLTIDALIGIYDWERRIRQDLVFDLEMGFDNRRPAASDDIAHTLNYKAVSKRLEQFVRESEFGLVETLAERCAQIVLDEFEVKWLRLKLSKPGAVRGARAVGVIIERSRD from the coding sequence ATGGACAAGGTTTTCATCGAAGGGCTGACCATCGACGCCCTGATCGGTATCTACGACTGGGAACGGCGCATCCGCCAGGACCTGGTGTTCGATCTGGAGATGGGCTTTGACAACCGTCGCCCGGCTGCCAGCGATGACATCGCCCATACCCTGAACTACAAGGCGGTGAGCAAGCGCCTGGAACAGTTCGTGCGCGAATCGGAGTTCGGTCTGGTGGAAACCCTGGCCGAGCGCTGCGCGCAGATCGTGCTGGACGAGTTCGAGGTGAAGTGGCTGCGGCTGAAACTGAGCAAGCCCGGTGCGGTGCGCGGCGCGCGCGCGGTGGGTGTGATCATCGAGCGTTCGCGCGACTGA
- a CDS encoding mechanosensitive ion channel domain-containing protein: MVDAVVAVQWLDQLQNTLEPYPGAYLALMISALLVAAGLANWVTKRILLRGLRRLISRLPGADTGRGSHLMRVIARLSNVVPSQVIASGVALIPDLPPRLVSGVVALCTAWAVLTLALAVSHALDAANDLYERKPDARNKPIKGYLQVVKIVVFVAAGLSILATLLGVKLGPLVTGLGAATAVLMLIFQDTILSLVASVQISGDGRVRIGDWIEMPSQNADGDVIDIALHTITVQNFDKTITTIPTKKLVTESFKNWRGMQEAGGRRIKRALYLDQHSVGFLDDGDLQFLGQFALLGDYLQQKEQELGQWNGRLREQGVADVNSRRVTNLGTFRVYVERYLRNHPGIHQDMTLLVRQLQPTTEGLPLELYCFTRSTAWAEYEAVQSDIFDHLLAILPAFGLRVFQASSDAMLMAGQRQQAGSE, encoded by the coding sequence ATGGTGGACGCGGTGGTGGCGGTACAGTGGCTGGACCAGCTGCAGAACACACTGGAACCCTATCCCGGCGCCTACCTGGCGTTGATGATTTCGGCGCTGCTGGTCGCCGCCGGCCTGGCCAACTGGGTGACCAAGCGCATCCTGCTGCGCGGCCTGCGGCGGCTGATCAGCCGCCTGCCCGGCGCCGATACCGGCCGAGGCAGCCACCTGATGCGGGTCATCGCGCGCCTGTCCAACGTGGTGCCCAGCCAGGTGATCGCCTCGGGCGTGGCCCTGATTCCCGATCTGCCGCCGCGCCTGGTCAGCGGCGTAGTGGCGCTGTGTACCGCCTGGGCGGTGCTGACCCTGGCGCTGGCGGTGTCGCACGCGCTGGACGCGGCCAACGACCTGTACGAGCGCAAGCCCGATGCCCGCAACAAGCCGATCAAGGGCTACCTGCAGGTGGTCAAGATCGTGGTGTTCGTGGCCGCCGGCCTGTCGATCCTGGCCACCCTGCTGGGGGTGAAGCTGGGGCCGCTGGTGACCGGCCTGGGGGCGGCCACCGCGGTGCTGATGCTGATCTTCCAGGACACCATCCTGTCGCTGGTGGCCAGCGTGCAGATCAGTGGCGACGGCCGCGTGCGCATTGGCGACTGGATCGAAATGCCCAGCCAGAACGCCGATGGCGACGTGATCGACATCGCCCTGCACACCATCACCGTGCAGAACTTCGACAAGACCATCACCACCATTCCGACCAAGAAGTTGGTGACCGAATCGTTCAAGAACTGGCGTGGCATGCAGGAAGCCGGTGGCCGCCGGATCAAGCGCGCGCTGTACCTGGACCAGCACAGCGTCGGCTTCCTGGATGACGGCGATCTGCAGTTCCTGGGCCAGTTCGCCCTGCTGGGCGACTACCTGCAGCAGAAGGAACAGGAGCTGGGGCAGTGGAACGGGCGCCTGCGCGAGCAGGGCGTGGCCGATGTGAACAGCCGCCGGGTGACCAACCTGGGCACCTTCCGGGTGTACGTGGAGCGCTACCTGCGCAACCACCCCGGCATCCACCAGGACATGACCCTGCTGGTGCGCCAGCTGCAGCCGACCACCGAAGGCCTGCCACTGGAGCTGTACTGCTTCACCCGCAGCACCGCCTGGGCGGAGTACGAGGCGGTGCAGTCGGACATTTTCGACCACCTGCTGGCCATCCTGCCGGCCTTCGGGCTGCGGGTGTTCCAGGCCTCCAGCGATGCCATGTTGATGGCCGGGCAGCGCCAGCAGGCCGGCTCGGAGTAA
- a CDS encoding glycoside hydrolase family 3 N-terminal domain-containing protein, which translates to MASDRIESLIAQMTVEEKVGQLGVFADMVRPFAPDVNPEANVRNADQVLQQVREGKVGSLFNGVGAELGRRIQQVATEESRLGIPVILAADVIHGMRTVFPIPLGEAASFEPDLAERTARATAIEATAAGLHWTYAPAVDIARDQRWGRGAEGAGEDVVLGCAFAAARVRGFQGSDLRAADSLLATPKHFAAYGAVMAGMEYNMVDISPQTLRDVHLPPFKAAFDAGAITVMSSFNDINGVPASANAELLTDILRGEWKFPGVVISDYTADMELVAHGYAADDRDATAKAFTAGLDLSMQSGFYAEHLPGLVESGEVPMAVLDEGVRRILWLKETIGLFDDPYRSLDPAREADTSHIAAHDALSRDAARRSIVLLNNRDNVLPLQKTGQKIALIGPFVQDRENIEGCWTLFGDKQRYVDLETGVRAAIGDAALLEIVPGCELEAAIPGGTEAAVAAALRADVVVLALGEPQRYSGEAQSRVEITLPPAQQALAEAVAMTGKPLVVLLRNGRALALQGAVRNAHAVAVTWYLGTQTGHAVADVLFGDYSPSGRLPVSFPQVSGQQPYFYNHPRTGRPELPTMSEFKARWREIPNEPLYPFGHGIGYATFAYGVPQLSAAQLGWDDTLTVTTTLTNTGRVAGEEVAQLYIHDRVASRVRPVRELKDFRKVALQPGESTEVVFTLTREQLAFTGRDGVLRAEPGQFDVWVCASSAAGEAVQFELLKG; encoded by the coding sequence GTGGCCTCCGATCGCATCGAATCCCTCATTGCCCAGATGACCGTCGAGGAAAAGGTCGGCCAGCTGGGTGTCTTCGCCGACATGGTGCGTCCGTTCGCGCCGGACGTGAACCCGGAAGCGAACGTGCGCAACGCCGACCAGGTGCTGCAGCAGGTGCGCGAGGGCAAGGTCGGCTCGCTGTTCAATGGCGTGGGCGCCGAACTGGGCCGCCGCATCCAGCAGGTGGCCACCGAGGAAAGCCGCCTGGGCATTCCGGTGATCCTGGCCGCCGACGTGATCCACGGCATGCGCACCGTGTTCCCGATCCCGCTGGGCGAAGCAGCCAGCTTCGAACCGGACCTGGCCGAGCGCACCGCCCGTGCCACTGCAATCGAGGCCACCGCAGCCGGCCTGCACTGGACCTACGCGCCGGCGGTGGATATCGCCCGCGACCAGCGCTGGGGCCGCGGTGCCGAAGGCGCCGGTGAGGACGTGGTGCTGGGCTGTGCGTTCGCCGCCGCCCGCGTGCGTGGCTTCCAGGGCAGCGACCTGCGCGCCGCCGATTCGCTGCTGGCCACGCCCAAGCATTTCGCCGCCTACGGTGCGGTGATGGCCGGCATGGAATACAACATGGTGGACATCTCGCCGCAGACCCTGCGCGACGTGCACCTGCCGCCGTTCAAGGCCGCCTTCGATGCCGGCGCGATCACCGTGATGTCCTCGTTCAACGACATCAACGGCGTGCCGGCCAGTGCCAACGCCGAACTGCTGACCGACATCCTGCGCGGTGAGTGGAAGTTCCCGGGCGTGGTCATTTCCGATTACACCGCCGACATGGAACTGGTCGCCCACGGCTATGCCGCCGACGACCGCGATGCCACCGCCAAGGCGTTCACCGCTGGCCTGGACCTGAGCATGCAGAGCGGCTTCTACGCCGAACACCTGCCGGGCCTGGTGGAAAGCGGCGAAGTGCCGATGGCCGTGCTGGACGAAGGCGTGCGCCGCATCCTGTGGCTGAAGGAAACCATCGGCCTGTTCGACGACCCGTACCGGTCGCTGGACCCGGCCCGCGAAGCAGACACCTCGCACATCGCCGCCCACGACGCACTGTCGCGCGACGCCGCGCGCCGTTCCATCGTGCTGCTGAACAACCGCGACAACGTGCTGCCGCTGCAGAAGACCGGGCAGAAGATCGCCCTGATCGGCCCGTTCGTGCAGGACCGCGAGAACATTGAAGGCTGCTGGACCCTGTTCGGCGACAAGCAGCGCTACGTGGATCTGGAAACCGGCGTGCGCGCGGCCATCGGCGATGCAGCGCTGCTGGAAATCGTGCCGGGCTGTGAGCTGGAAGCGGCCATCCCGGGCGGCACCGAAGCGGCCGTGGCCGCTGCGCTGCGTGCCGATGTGGTGGTGCTGGCACTGGGCGAACCGCAGCGGTACAGCGGTGAAGCGCAGTCGCGCGTGGAAATCACCCTGCCGCCGGCACAGCAGGCGCTGGCCGAGGCCGTGGCGATGACCGGCAAGCCGCTGGTGGTGCTGCTGCGCAACGGTCGCGCGCTGGCCCTGCAGGGCGCGGTGCGCAATGCGCACGCCGTGGCGGTTACCTGGTACCTGGGCACGCAGACCGGCCATGCCGTGGCCGATGTGCTGTTCGGCGATTACAGCCCGTCCGGCCGCCTGCCGGTCAGCTTCCCGCAGGTGTCCGGACAGCAGCCGTACTTCTACAACCACCCGCGCACCGGCCGCCCGGAACTGCCGACCATGTCGGAATTCAAGGCGCGCTGGCGCGAGATTCCGAACGAGCCGCTGTACCCGTTCGGCCACGGCATCGGCTACGCCACTTTCGCCTACGGCGTGCCGCAGCTCAGCGCCGCGCAGCTGGGCTGGGATGACACCCTGACCGTGACCACCACCCTGACCAACACCGGCCGCGTGGCCGGCGAAGAAGTGGCGCAGCTGTACATCCACGATCGCGTGGCCAGCCGCGTGCGCCCGGTGCGTGAACTGAAGGACTTCCGCAAGGTGGCCCTGCAGCCGGGTGAATCGACCGAGGTGGTGTTCACCCTGACCCGCGAGCAGCTGGCGTTCACTGGCCGCGACGGCGTGCTGCGTGCCGAGCCGGGCCAGTTCGACGTGTGGGTGTGTGCCTCGTCGGCGGCCGGTGAAGCGGTGCAGTTCGAGCTGTTGAAGGGCTGA
- a CDS encoding PQQ-dependent sugar dehydrogenase produces MTRTPLLLALGLLPILATTACSAAGPDTAATSAAAAAPASTGERPFTATEISRFDQPWAMTFLPDGSLLVTEKRGKLQHVDIASGAKHEIRGVPKVAYGGQGGFGDVILHPDFARNNVVYVSYAEEGTLNTRGAAVARATLALDAQGGGELKDLQVIWRQTPKVSGQGHYGHRLAFGPDGKLWIGSSERQKFDPAQDMGSNLGKIVRLNDDGTLPADNPFASQGGVAAQVWSLGHRNILGIAFDGNGKLWAQEMGPAGGDELNLIQRGSNYGYPIVSNGDHYDGRPIPDHDTRPEFAAPKVTWNPVISPAGLIFYNGALFPQWKGSAFIGGLSSTSLVRVAFDGDSAREAERFNMGERIREVEQGPDGALWLLEDGSKARLLKLTPKA; encoded by the coding sequence ATGACCCGCACGCCCCTGCTGCTCGCCCTCGGCCTGTTGCCGATCCTTGCCACCACCGCCTGCAGCGCCGCCGGCCCGGACACGGCAGCCACCTCCGCAGCCGCCGCAGCGCCGGCCAGCACTGGCGAGCGCCCGTTCACCGCCACCGAAATCAGCCGCTTCGACCAGCCCTGGGCCATGACCTTCCTGCCCGACGGCAGCCTGCTGGTGACCGAAAAGCGCGGCAAGCTGCAGCACGTCGATATCGCCAGCGGCGCCAAGCATGAGATCCGCGGCGTGCCGAAGGTGGCCTATGGCGGCCAGGGTGGCTTCGGCGATGTGATCCTGCATCCGGATTTCGCCCGCAACAATGTCGTTTACGTCAGTTATGCCGAAGAAGGCACGCTGAACACGCGCGGCGCGGCCGTGGCCCGTGCCACCCTGGCACTGGACGCGCAGGGCGGTGGCGAGCTGAAGGATCTGCAGGTCATCTGGCGGCAGACGCCGAAGGTCAGCGGCCAGGGCCACTACGGCCACCGCCTGGCGTTCGGCCCCGATGGCAAGCTGTGGATCGGTTCCAGCGAGCGACAGAAGTTCGATCCGGCGCAGGACATGGGCAGCAACCTGGGCAAGATCGTGCGCCTGAACGACGACGGCACGCTGCCGGCCGACAATCCCTTTGCATCGCAGGGCGGCGTGGCGGCGCAGGTCTGGTCGCTGGGCCATCGCAACATCCTGGGCATCGCCTTCGATGGCAACGGCAAGCTGTGGGCGCAGGAAATGGGCCCGGCCGGCGGTGACGAGCTGAATCTGATCCAGCGCGGCTCCAACTACGGCTATCCCATCGTGTCCAACGGCGATCACTACGATGGCCGCCCGATTCCCGACCATGACACGCGCCCGGAATTTGCCGCGCCGAAGGTCACCTGGAACCCGGTGATTTCCCCGGCTGGGCTGATCTTCTACAACGGCGCGCTGTTCCCGCAGTGGAAGGGCAGCGCCTTCATCGGCGGCCTGTCGTCCACCTCGCTGGTGCGCGTGGCCTTCGACGGCGACAGCGCCCGCGAGGCCGAACGCTTCAACATGGGTGAGCGCATCCGCGAAGTGGAACAGGGCCCGGACGGTGCGCTGTGGCTGCTGGAAGATGGCAGCAAGGCACGCCTGCTGAAGCTCACGCCGAAGGCCTGA
- the yiaA gene encoding inner membrane protein YiaA, whose translation MHTPVTARPSPAFIAASWVALLLGAVAYLIGLFNAQMALNEKGYYLTLLLFGLFAAVSLQKSVRDRVEGIPVSGLYYALCWFALLSALLLLLVGLWNATLALSEKGFYGMAFALSLFGAVAVQKNTRDLIAAGAGEAPRGTAIPPLPEQE comes from the coding sequence ATGCACACCCCCGTTACCGCCCGACCGTCCCCCGCCTTCATCGCCGCCTCGTGGGTGGCCCTGCTGCTGGGGGCGGTGGCCTACCTGATCGGCCTGTTCAACGCACAGATGGCGCTGAACGAGAAAGGCTACTACCTGACCCTGCTGCTGTTCGGCCTGTTTGCCGCCGTTTCCCTGCAGAAGAGCGTGCGCGACCGGGTGGAAGGCATCCCGGTGAGCGGGCTGTACTACGCGCTGTGCTGGTTTGCGCTGCTGTCGGCGCTGCTGCTGTTGCTGGTGGGCTTGTGGAACGCCACCCTGGCGCTGAGCGAGAAGGGCTTCTATGGCATGGCTTTCGCGCTGTCGCTGTTTGGTGCGGTGGCGGTGCAGAAGAACACCCGCGACCTGATCGCGGCAGGTGCGGGTGAAGCGCCGCGTGGGACGGCCATTCCGCCGCTGCCGGAACAGGAATGA
- a CDS encoding amino acid permease — MSAQDEPQLQRAVSRWQIVGLSINDVIGSGIYLLPAATVALLGPFSLWGVVAAGIVVALLVLCYAQAASYFDEPGGSYLYAREAFGRFAGFEIGWMIWLTRISSAAALSNALADAVARFWPWAGAGVGRLAVIVLSLGFLTGVNIIGVRSAARTGIVLVIGKMLPLLLFVAIGAFYIDPQLAFSGQRPDPHDLQRMGEAALLLLYAYAGFENIPAAAGEYRNPRRDIPFALITMIVTVTVIYGAVQLVAQGTLAGLASSATPLADAAAGFGGEALALILTVGATISILGTNSNTMMMGPRFLFALARDGYGPKVLAQVHPRFRTPAAAILCQGVIALGLALSGSFVQLALLSMTTRLFAYIGTAAAVLVLAKRFADRPGALKLPGGPLIPVLALLLCVALFISASWQNIAAALIAFAIGAVIYKLPRKPDIA, encoded by the coding sequence TTGAGCGCACAGGACGAACCGCAGCTGCAGCGCGCGGTCAGCCGCTGGCAGATCGTCGGGCTGTCGATCAACGATGTGATCGGCAGCGGCATCTACCTGCTGCCGGCGGCCACGGTCGCCCTGCTCGGCCCCTTCAGCCTGTGGGGCGTGGTCGCCGCCGGCATCGTGGTGGCCCTGCTGGTGCTGTGCTACGCGCAGGCCGCCAGCTACTTCGATGAACCCGGTGGCAGTTACCTGTACGCGCGCGAAGCCTTCGGCCGTTTCGCCGGTTTCGAGATCGGCTGGATGATCTGGCTGACCCGCATCAGTTCCGCCGCCGCACTCAGCAATGCGCTGGCCGATGCCGTGGCGCGCTTCTGGCCCTGGGCCGGTGCCGGCGTCGGCCGGCTTGCGGTCATCGTGCTGTCGCTGGGCTTCCTGACCGGGGTGAACATCATCGGCGTGCGCTCGGCCGCGCGCACCGGCATCGTGCTGGTGATCGGCAAGATGCTGCCGCTGCTGCTGTTCGTGGCCATCGGCGCGTTCTACATCGATCCACAGCTGGCCTTCTCCGGCCAGCGCCCGGATCCGCACGACCTGCAACGCATGGGCGAAGCCGCCCTGCTGCTGCTGTACGCCTATGCCGGGTTCGAGAACATTCCGGCCGCCGCCGGTGAATACCGCAACCCGCGCCGCGATATTCCCTTCGCGCTGATCACCATGATCGTCACCGTCACCGTGATCTACGGTGCGGTGCAGCTGGTCGCGCAGGGCACCCTGGCCGGCCTGGCCAGTTCGGCCACGCCGCTGGCCGATGCCGCCGCCGGCTTCGGTGGCGAGGCGCTGGCGCTGATCCTGACCGTGGGCGCCACCATTTCCATCCTGGGCACCAACAGCAACACCATGATGATGGGCCCGCGCTTCCTGTTCGCCCTGGCTCGCGATGGCTACGGGCCGAAGGTGCTGGCGCAGGTGCATCCGCGCTTCCGCACGCCGGCCGCCGCCATCCTGTGCCAGGGCGTGATCGCGCTGGGCCTGGCGCTGTCCGGTTCGTTCGTACAGCTGGCCCTGCTGTCGATGACCACGCGCCTGTTTGCCTATATCGGCACGGCGGCGGCAGTGCTGGTGCTGGCCAAGCGCTTTGCCGACCGGCCCGGCGCGTTGAAGCTGCCCGGTGGCCCGCTGATTCCGGTGCTGGCGCTGCTGCTGTGCGTGGCGCTGTTCATCAGCGCCAGCTGGCAGAACATCGCCGCCGCGCTGATTGCCTTCGCCATCGGCGCGGTGATCTACAAGCTGCCGCGCAAACCCGACATCGCGTGA
- a CDS encoding L,D-transpeptidase family protein: MNRLFRRAVSVGLLILLPQLPAAALSPLPPPLAHSNQLVVVVTDDWDATQGKLQAYTRGAKGWQPQGPAFDVAIGRKGSAWGLGLAAAPMDGPQKQEGDGRSPAGVFAIGSAFGYAAKASTGLTYLPMQQSSYCMDVPASPYYNQVVDAREVGAEAVKDSTEPMRLDLHNKGDVRYQQGFIIAHNAGNEPGRGSCIFAHLWRQPAEATAGCTAMTAAHMRTLLAWLKDDAQPRFVLLPRAQYLHYQDRWQLPALTGALR, encoded by the coding sequence ATGAACCGCTTGTTCCGTCGTGCCGTCAGCGTGGGTCTGTTGATCCTGCTGCCGCAGTTGCCCGCCGCCGCCCTCAGCCCGCTGCCGCCGCCCCTGGCACACAGCAACCAGCTGGTGGTGGTGGTGACTGACGACTGGGATGCCACGCAGGGCAAGCTGCAGGCCTACACGCGCGGCGCCAAGGGTTGGCAGCCGCAGGGCCCGGCATTCGACGTGGCGATCGGGCGCAAGGGCAGCGCCTGGGGCCTGGGCCTGGCCGCCGCGCCGATGGACGGCCCGCAGAAGCAGGAAGGCGATGGCCGCAGCCCGGCCGGTGTCTTCGCCATCGGCAGTGCCTTCGGCTACGCTGCCAAGGCCAGCACCGGGCTGACCTATCTGCCGATGCAGCAAAGCAGTTACTGCATGGATGTACCGGCATCGCCGTACTACAACCAGGTGGTGGACGCGCGCGAGGTGGGTGCCGAGGCGGTGAAGGATTCCACCGAGCCGATGCGGCTGGACCTGCACAACAAGGGCGACGTGCGCTATCAACAGGGCTTCATCATTGCCCACAACGCCGGCAACGAACCCGGCCGCGGCAGCTGCATCTTCGCCCATCTGTGGCGCCAGCCCGCCGAAGCCACCGCCGGCTGCACCGCCATGACCGCCGCGCACATGCGCACCCTGCTGGCCTGGCTGAAAGATGACGCGCAGCCACGCTTCGTGCTGCTGCCGCGCGCGCAGTACCTGCATTACCAGGACCGCTGGCAACTGCCCGCATTGACGGGGGCACTGCGTTGA
- a CDS encoding MurR/RpiR family transcriptional regulator, whose product MPPLLKIRAERGQMSAIERRIADFILDNAHLLRDYSSQQLASALGISQSSVVKFSQKLGFKGYPDLKYSIGQDVARAGSAAPQAPHEPEGGDDYQRLDDALQRSKAQAEEETRAANPREEIERIVQMLDGAPKLFVYGLGDDGLYAREFAMRLSLLGLLVVPHTDPVLLLANLSAARPGDVLLVFSEFGHLPQLSHLSRQFQDMGGKVVSITRHTANPLRAHAAASLVVCAHDRAPQVAQLLYRSAMHALLDFLFVLLCHANPDRQRQLAVNLERIDHLLDS is encoded by the coding sequence ATGCCGCCCCTGCTGAAAATCCGCGCCGAGCGTGGGCAGATGTCGGCCATCGAACGCCGCATCGCCGATTTCATCCTGGACAACGCCCACCTGCTGCGCGATTACTCCTCGCAGCAGCTGGCCAGCGCGCTGGGCATCAGCCAGTCCAGCGTGGTGAAGTTCAGCCAGAAGCTGGGCTTCAAGGGCTACCCGGACCTGAAGTATTCCATCGGCCAGGACGTGGCCCGCGCCGGCAGCGCCGCGCCGCAGGCCCCGCATGAGCCCGAGGGCGGCGACGACTACCAGCGGCTGGACGACGCCCTGCAGCGCAGCAAGGCGCAGGCCGAGGAAGAAACCCGCGCAGCCAATCCACGCGAGGAAATCGAACGCATCGTGCAGATGCTCGATGGCGCGCCCAAGCTGTTCGTGTACGGGCTGGGCGACGACGGCCTGTACGCACGCGAATTCGCCATGCGCCTTTCGCTGCTGGGCCTGCTGGTGGTGCCCCACACCGACCCGGTGCTGCTGCTGGCCAACCTGTCCGCCGCGCGGCCCGGCGATGTGCTGCTGGTGTTTTCCGAATTCGGCCACCTGCCGCAGCTTTCGCACCTGTCGCGGCAGTTCCAGGACATGGGCGGCAAGGTCGTCTCGATCACCCGCCATACCGCCAACCCGCTGCGCGCGCACGCCGCCGCGTCGCTGGTGGTCTGCGCGCACGACCGCGCGCCGCAGGTGGCGCAGCTGCTGTACCGTAGTGCCATGCACGCGCTGCTGGATTTCCTGTTCGTGCTGCTGTGCCATGCCAATCCGGATCGCCAGCGCCAGCTGGCGGTGAACCTGGAGCGGATCGACCACCTGTTGGATTCCTGA